A single region of the Polyangiaceae bacterium genome encodes:
- a CDS encoding metal ABC transporter ATP-binding protein gives MSDPGLRCKALEVGYLGKAILPKIDLEIRPGEFWAVIGRNGSGKTTWLRTLLGLLPPVAGAVVRTPPQLRFSYLPQRKAIDELYPLFARDVVRMGLERNWSFLRPRLNGEPPEVEQALAEMGVADLGDTPYRKLSEGQKQRVLFARLAVSHAQVAVLDEPTSAMDKVAEHEAFQLLDGLRQRQGLAIVIVSHFLGMVEQFADRALLLDRDTQSVVSGPPHEVFSHETFHRRFSERPPAIVEEGEHV, from the coding sequence GTGAGTGACCCCGGCCTGCGCTGCAAGGCCCTCGAGGTCGGCTACTTGGGCAAGGCCATCTTGCCCAAGATCGATCTCGAGATCCGTCCCGGAGAGTTCTGGGCGGTGATTGGCCGCAACGGCTCGGGCAAGACCACGTGGCTCCGGACCCTGCTGGGACTGCTTCCACCCGTGGCGGGGGCAGTGGTCCGGACGCCACCACAGTTGCGTTTCTCCTACTTGCCTCAGCGCAAGGCCATCGACGAGCTGTATCCACTGTTCGCTCGGGACGTCGTGCGCATGGGGCTCGAGCGAAATTGGTCCTTCCTCAGGCCGCGGTTGAATGGTGAACCGCCAGAGGTGGAGCAAGCGCTCGCCGAGATGGGCGTTGCGGATCTGGGGGATACGCCCTACCGAAAGCTGTCCGAAGGTCAGAAACAGCGAGTGCTCTTCGCCCGCCTCGCGGTCTCCCACGCGCAAGTGGCGGTGCTCGACGAGCCCACCAGCGCGATGGACAAGGTCGCCGAGCACGAGGCGTTTCAGCTCTTGGACGGGCTGCGCCAGCGCCAAGGGCTCGCCATCGTGATCGTCAGCCACTTCTTGGGCATGGTGGAGCAGTTCGCGGACCGCGCGCTGCTCTTGGATCGGGACACGCAGTCCGTGGTGAGCGGGCCGCCCCACGAGGTGTTCAGTCACGAGACCTTCCATCGCCGCTTCTCGGAGCGCCCGCCGGCCATCGTGGAGGAGGGCGAGCATGTCTGA
- a CDS encoding MgtC/SapB family protein — translation MHDLDALLSLGLALLLGLLIGFEREQSAPDDHEERRRTFVGGARTYPLVALAGALTMLLRPVVGVSLVVAGFLVLCAFLGISYWDEMRRRGDRGLTSEAAFMITYLLGALSSSPVFEPLERRAIVLAFVAVVVTVVLSVKPRLHALAERASKDDVFATLKFLIVAVVVLPLLPNEPFGPYGVLNPFKIGLMVVLIAGIDFVGYVAVRALGAGRGLGLTGIVGGLASSTAVTLSVSRRAKEDPSLRPSCTLAVVTASTVMVPRVLLEVSVVHRPLLSQLWIPLGAMTLGGAIAIGFLYKQSGDVAPKSQKLELSNPFELSSALKWGLIFTIVLFASRLAHELLGESGTYLAGLVAGASDVDAITLSMASLAKGGSVDPRVAVTTIMIGAAANTIVKGVMATVIGGWRYGRIVAAAFGGMMVSGAAGLAVVWLG, via the coding sequence ATGCACGACCTCGACGCGCTCCTGTCCCTCGGCCTCGCGCTGCTCCTCGGGCTGCTCATCGGCTTCGAGCGGGAGCAGTCTGCGCCGGACGATCACGAAGAGCGGCGCCGCACCTTCGTGGGGGGTGCTCGCACCTATCCGTTGGTCGCCCTGGCCGGGGCCTTGACCATGCTGCTGCGCCCCGTCGTGGGGGTGAGCCTGGTGGTCGCCGGCTTTCTGGTGCTGTGCGCTTTCCTCGGCATCTCCTACTGGGACGAGATGCGCCGCCGCGGAGACCGCGGGCTCACCAGCGAAGCGGCGTTCATGATCACCTATCTGCTCGGAGCGCTGAGCAGCAGCCCGGTGTTCGAGCCCCTCGAGCGCCGCGCCATCGTGCTCGCCTTCGTGGCCGTGGTGGTCACCGTCGTCCTCAGCGTCAAGCCGCGGCTGCACGCGCTGGCGGAGCGCGCCAGCAAGGACGACGTGTTCGCCACGCTCAAGTTCCTGATCGTGGCAGTAGTGGTGCTGCCACTCTTGCCGAACGAGCCTTTCGGCCCCTACGGCGTGCTGAACCCGTTCAAGATCGGCTTGATGGTGGTGCTCATCGCCGGCATCGACTTCGTGGGCTACGTGGCCGTGCGCGCGCTGGGCGCCGGTCGCGGCTTGGGGCTCACCGGCATCGTCGGCGGCCTGGCTTCGTCCACGGCAGTCACCCTCAGCGTGTCTCGCCGCGCCAAGGAAGATCCGTCCCTGCGTCCTTCCTGCACCCTGGCGGTGGTCACCGCCTCCACGGTGATGGTGCCCCGGGTGCTGCTCGAGGTTTCCGTGGTGCACCGCCCGCTGCTCTCCCAGTTGTGGATCCCCCTGGGCGCCATGACTCTGGGCGGCGCCATCGCCATCGGCTTCCTGTACAAGCAGAGCGGCGACGTCGCACCCAAGAGTCAGAAGCTCGAGCTCTCGAACCCCTTCGAGCTCTCGTCCGCGCTGAAATGGGGTCTGATCTTCACCATCGTGCTGTTCGCCTCGCGGCTGGCTCACGAGCTCCTGGGCGAGAGCGGCACCTACCTGGCGGGCCTGGTGGCCGGCGCCAGCGACGTCGACGCGATCACGCTGAGCATGGCGAGCTTGGCCAAGGGCGGGAGCGTCGACCCGCGCGTCGCCGTCACCACGATCATGATCGGCGCCGCCGCCAACACCATCGTGAAGGGCGTGATGGCCACGGTGATCGGCGGCTGGCGCTACGGCCGTATCGTGGCCGCAGCGTTCGGCGGAATGATGGTCAGCGGTGCCGCCGGGCTCGCCGTGGTGTGGCTCGGGTGA
- a CDS encoding zinc ABC transporter substrate-binding protein, which yields MTMKRFFAVLVALATLALGATAEAKLSIVATTPNLASVAKEVAGDDADVTALALHTQDPHFVDAKPKLALTLAKADLLISAGLSLEIGWLPTLQTGARNGDIQRGGKGYLDCSQFVKVLDVPEGKVDRSMGDVHPQGNPHYMYDPRQAARVAKGIAEKLAKLDPAHAGDYKKNAISFIKRLGKATKGWQKKLAKAKGAKIIAYHKSYPYLANWLGLDVVEHVEPRPGIPPNPHHVTHVLDVAKQDHVKAILQEAFYPAKTSEMIAKQAGLTVLRLPAAPNFKGGEGYIEHMSRVVNALAKVYQ from the coding sequence ATGACCATGAAACGTTTCTTTGCTGTGCTCGTCGCCTTGGCGACGCTGGCTCTCGGCGCCACGGCCGAAGCCAAGCTCTCCATCGTGGCGACCACCCCCAACCTGGCCAGCGTGGCGAAGGAAGTGGCGGGCGACGACGCCGACGTCACGGCGTTGGCGCTGCACACCCAGGATCCGCACTTCGTGGACGCCAAGCCGAAGCTGGCGCTCACCCTCGCGAAGGCGGACTTGCTCATCAGCGCAGGGCTCTCGCTGGAAATCGGCTGGCTGCCGACGCTGCAGACCGGCGCCCGCAATGGCGACATCCAGCGGGGCGGCAAGGGCTACCTGGACTGCTCACAGTTCGTGAAGGTGCTCGACGTACCGGAGGGCAAGGTCGATCGCTCCATGGGCGACGTACACCCCCAGGGCAACCCGCACTACATGTACGACCCGCGCCAAGCGGCGCGCGTCGCCAAGGGCATCGCCGAGAAGCTGGCCAAGCTCGATCCCGCTCACGCCGGCGACTACAAGAAGAACGCCATCTCGTTCATCAAGCGCCTGGGCAAGGCCACCAAGGGTTGGCAGAAGAAGCTCGCCAAGGCCAAGGGCGCCAAGATCATCGCCTACCACAAGTCGTATCCCTACCTGGCGAACTGGCTCGGCCTCGACGTGGTCGAGCACGTGGAGCCGCGCCCAGGGATCCCACCCAATCCGCACCACGTGACGCACGTCCTGGACGTTGCCAAGCAGGATCACGTAAAGGCGATCCTGCAAGAGGCCTTCTACCCCGCGAAGACCAGCGAGATGATCGCGAAGCAAGCCGGATTGACGGTACTCCGACTCCCCGCCGCCCCGAACTTCAAGGGCGGCGAGGGCTACATCGAGCACATGAGCCGGGTCGTGAACGCGCTGGCGAAGGTCTACCAGTGA
- a CDS encoding heme-copper oxidase subunit III, which produces MSTPQLGMLVLLASLSVLFVASLVGMLVIRFEAAAWPESQLPPGLIASTALLVGLGIAVERGRRAIRDNRWQALVRCFRVAMGFAVVFLASQALNFRHLAHVDHGTLYGFSFDLLMGLHGLHVIGGLVPLAVVARRAARNEYSSSRDEGVRLTAQYWHFLGVVWLVLVAALWAVA; this is translated from the coding sequence ATGTCCACGCCCCAGCTCGGCATGCTCGTGTTGCTCGCCTCTCTGAGCGTGCTGTTCGTCGCATCCCTGGTGGGCATGCTCGTGATCCGCTTCGAGGCCGCGGCCTGGCCCGAAAGCCAGCTGCCGCCAGGCCTCATCGCCTCCACCGCGCTGCTCGTCGGTCTGGGCATCGCCGTGGAGCGGGGCCGCCGCGCCATTCGCGACAACCGCTGGCAGGCCCTGGTGCGCTGCTTCCGCGTGGCGATGGGCTTCGCCGTCGTGTTCCTCGCGAGCCAGGCTCTGAACTTCCGCCACCTGGCTCATGTCGACCACGGCACGCTCTACGGTTTCTCGTTCGACCTGCTGATGGGACTCCACGGCCTCCACGTGATTGGCGGGCTCGTGCCGCTGGCGGTGGTCGCGCGCCGCGCCGCCCGCAACGAGTACTCGAGCTCCCGCGACGAAGGCGTGCGCCTCACCGCGCAGTACTGGCACTTCCTCGGCGTCGTGTGGCTCGTGCTCGTCGCCGCGTTGTGGGCCGTGGCGTAG
- a CDS encoding metal ABC transporter permease, giving the protein MSDGGVDGGSLFDDGELEQAFGTELGAGPGHSDAGAEVQDQDPPAETHHASIVVPEKSPTWAEFENGWHIGLYRDPVLCGVFAGVVLGVLGVFVVLRRAIFVTAAVSQGAALGVAVAFLIQIRLGTEVPPVVGALGMALVVTAVLTLRTERLRLPRETLVGLTYLAASAAAVLVGDRITQESHDIAAILFGTAVLVRPVDLMLVEFVGSGVLLVALASYRGFLFAGFDPEGARVVGVPVRLLDLLLWVLVAVEVSVATRAIGALPVFAFAVLPGMAALALVERIRWGLLLAALIGATAGGLGYLFAFFFEFPVGASQATLATLILLVCLAIARLRRGRT; this is encoded by the coding sequence ATGTCTGACGGGGGCGTCGACGGCGGCTCCCTGTTCGACGATGGAGAGCTCGAACAGGCCTTCGGAACGGAGCTCGGCGCAGGACCCGGCCACAGCGACGCCGGCGCCGAGGTGCAAGATCAAGATCCGCCCGCCGAGACCCACCACGCGAGCATCGTGGTGCCGGAGAAGAGCCCGACCTGGGCGGAGTTCGAGAACGGCTGGCACATCGGCCTGTACCGCGACCCGGTGCTGTGCGGCGTGTTCGCCGGCGTCGTGCTCGGCGTGCTCGGCGTGTTCGTGGTGCTGCGCCGCGCGATCTTCGTCACCGCCGCCGTGAGCCAAGGCGCGGCGCTGGGCGTGGCCGTCGCGTTCTTGATCCAGATCCGCCTGGGCACCGAGGTGCCACCCGTCGTGGGCGCGCTGGGCATGGCGCTGGTGGTCACCGCGGTGCTCACGCTGCGCACGGAACGCCTGCGCCTCCCGCGAGAGACATTGGTCGGTCTCACGTATCTCGCGGCCAGCGCCGCGGCCGTGCTGGTGGGCGATCGCATCACGCAGGAGTCCCACGACATCGCTGCGATCCTGTTCGGCACGGCCGTGTTGGTTCGCCCCGTCGACCTGATGCTCGTGGAGTTCGTGGGCTCGGGCGTGTTGCTGGTGGCACTGGCGTCCTATCGCGGCTTCCTGTTCGCGGGTTTCGACCCCGAGGGCGCGCGAGTGGTCGGCGTTCCGGTGCGCTTGTTGGACCTCTTGCTGTGGGTGCTCGTCGCCGTAGAAGTATCCGTAGCCACCCGCGCCATCGGCGCGTTGCCGGTGTTCGCCTTCGCGGTGCTGCCTGGCATGGCGGCGCTGGCGCTGGTGGAACGGATCCGCTGGGGCCTGCTGCTGGCCGCCCTGATCGGCGCGACGGCCGGGGGCCTGGGCTACCTGTTCGCCTTCTTCTTCGAGTTCCCGGTGGGGGCGTCCCAGGCCACCCTGGCGACGCTGATCTTGCTCGTGTGCCTGGCCATCGCGCGCCTTCGGCGCGGCCGGACCTGA
- a CDS encoding alpha/beta hydrolase, which yields MKQRDLELDTGLRAHLLEWDAARGDRTVILVHGFLDLAWSFRPTAERLAERFHVVAPDMRGHGDSARVGAGGYYHFMDYVADLASLVELVARPRVALVGHSMGGSIVSYTAGAFPGRFERVALLEGLGPPVDDGAIPERVAHWTAAWKRARARSPRGYDSIKEAAERLLSNDPLLDRGLALELAEHGTRLDDDERRRFKHDPLHLTRGPYPFRVDVAESFWRRIPCPVLLVDGTESSFAAMGAEAERRAACFQDARRVEISGAGHMIQRHQPLRLAEVLLDFLGD from the coding sequence ATGAAACAGCGCGACCTCGAGCTGGACACCGGTCTCCGAGCCCACCTGCTGGAGTGGGACGCCGCCAGGGGGGACCGGACGGTCATCCTGGTCCACGGCTTCTTGGACCTGGCCTGGAGCTTCCGCCCGACCGCAGAGCGGCTCGCCGAGCGCTTCCACGTCGTGGCTCCGGACATGCGCGGCCATGGCGACAGCGCCCGGGTGGGAGCCGGCGGCTACTACCACTTCATGGACTACGTCGCGGATCTCGCGAGCCTGGTGGAGCTGGTGGCCCGACCCCGCGTCGCTCTCGTCGGGCACTCCATGGGCGGCAGCATCGTCAGCTACACCGCGGGGGCATTTCCCGGGCGCTTCGAGCGGGTGGCGCTGCTGGAGGGGCTCGGTCCGCCCGTCGACGACGGCGCCATACCGGAACGCGTGGCGCACTGGACCGCAGCCTGGAAGCGCGCCCGAGCGCGCTCACCCCGCGGCTACGACTCCATCAAAGAAGCTGCCGAGCGCCTGCTCTCGAACGATCCCCTGCTCGACCGAGGGCTGGCCCTGGAGCTCGCCGAGCACGGCACCCGCCTCGACGACGACGAGCGCCGCAGGTTCAAGCACGACCCGCTCCACCTGACCCGCGGCCCCTACCCGTTTCGCGTGGACGTGGCGGAGAGCTTCTGGCGCCGTATCCCCTGCCCGGTGCTGCTGGTCGATGGCACCGAGTCCAGCTTCGCCGCCATGGGAGCCGAGGCAGAACGCCGCGCAGCCTGCTTCCAGGACGCGCGGCGGGTCGAGATCTCAGGGGCAGGCCACATGATCCAGCGGCACCAGCCCCTGCGTTTGGCGGAGGTCCTGCTGGATTTCCTGGGAGACTGA
- a CDS encoding DUF2914 domain-containing protein, whose amino-acid sequence MSFELTTRWTAAFALVTILGAAGCRQNTEPTREEPSSARAASVPGAEANAKAKDAPLPPPPAVKLETVKEQTAKAKSEAPKAGAPKAKDSEEAKTAKPEAISSDGVTLKRLVVTNAIENREPAAVSQLSLGEGPVIAFVELKNSGSEDAAVVVTFEHAGLEPVGYVHLKVPAESRRWRTWARTRMIKKTGSWDAVVRTTDGKELARESFTIGS is encoded by the coding sequence ATGTCATTCGAGCTCACCACGCGTTGGACCGCCGCTTTTGCTCTCGTCACCATCTTGGGGGCGGCGGGTTGCCGACAGAACACCGAGCCCACCCGCGAGGAGCCAAGCTCCGCACGTGCGGCTTCGGTACCCGGAGCGGAGGCGAACGCGAAGGCGAAGGACGCGCCCCTGCCGCCTCCGCCCGCGGTGAAGCTCGAGACGGTGAAGGAGCAAACCGCCAAGGCCAAGAGCGAGGCGCCCAAGGCGGGAGCGCCGAAGGCCAAGGACAGCGAGGAAGCGAAAACCGCGAAGCCGGAGGCCATCAGCAGCGATGGCGTGACGTTGAAGCGTCTGGTGGTGACCAACGCCATCGAGAACCGAGAGCCGGCAGCCGTGAGCCAGCTGAGCCTGGGCGAGGGGCCAGTGATCGCCTTCGTGGAGCTCAAGAACAGCGGCAGCGAGGACGCCGCCGTAGTGGTGACCTTCGAGCACGCGGGGCTCGAGCCCGTGGGCTACGTCCACCTCAAGGTGCCGGCCGAGAGCCGCCGTTGGCGGACCTGGGCGCGCACCCGGATGATCAAGAAGACGGGAAGCTGGGACGCCGTGGTGCGCACGACGGACGGCAAGGAGCTCGCGCGCGAGAGCTTCACCATCGGCTCCTGA
- a CDS encoding zinc-regulated TonB-dependent outer membrane receptor: protein MHRPTALLGLLGLLLSSSVALAAEPSGTDASAADQPPNETGDDGDVFDSLASDLEQGKESESPSAASTPTPTGAQGSQSLNPDISVIADFAAAGFSDTDNLQTGGHDPIHNGFNLQQVELSFYAPVDPYFRFDSHFVFGHDGFELEEAYGTTVDLPGKLQARFGQFLTRFGRINATHPHAWDFVDQPFALGRIFGGDGNRAPGVELSWLTPLPWYLELVGSVTQATGESTARSFLADDERTIEDPRDLLYVAAIKQFFDLSSNWSLLTGLSGAFGPSAAGPDARTEVYGVDWFLKYRPITEGSYTEVKWQTEAMFRRRHDPGGPISDVNGYTQLAWRFAQRWATAARYEYGSPAFDDHGNAVVDPLDPEWTDSRYRIAANISHTPSEFSRLRLQGSSDLPGWRKDPIWAVFLAAELVIGSHGAHPF, encoded by the coding sequence ATGCATCGACCTACGGCACTGCTGGGGCTGCTTGGCTTGTTGCTGAGCAGCTCCGTCGCCTTGGCGGCCGAGCCTTCGGGCACGGACGCTTCCGCGGCGGACCAACCCCCAAATGAAACTGGAGATGATGGCGACGTCTTCGACAGCCTGGCTTCGGATCTCGAACAAGGAAAAGAAAGCGAAAGTCCAAGCGCCGCCAGCACCCCCACTCCCACCGGAGCGCAGGGCAGTCAGTCCCTGAATCCCGACATCTCCGTGATCGCGGACTTTGCCGCGGCCGGGTTCTCGGACACCGACAACCTGCAAACCGGCGGCCACGACCCCATCCACAACGGCTTCAACCTGCAGCAGGTGGAGCTTTCGTTCTACGCGCCGGTGGATCCCTACTTTCGGTTCGACTCCCACTTCGTGTTCGGACACGACGGCTTCGAGCTGGAGGAGGCCTACGGCACGACGGTGGACCTGCCCGGCAAGCTGCAGGCGCGCTTCGGGCAGTTCTTGACACGGTTCGGCCGGATCAACGCGACGCATCCTCACGCTTGGGACTTCGTGGATCAGCCCTTCGCCCTGGGCCGCATCTTCGGAGGCGACGGCAATCGCGCGCCGGGGGTGGAGCTGTCGTGGCTCACGCCCCTGCCCTGGTACCTGGAGCTCGTCGGCTCCGTGACCCAAGCCACCGGGGAAAGCACGGCGCGGAGCTTCTTGGCAGACGACGAGCGCACCATCGAAGACCCGCGAGACCTCTTGTACGTCGCGGCGATCAAGCAGTTCTTCGATCTGTCGTCGAACTGGTCGCTGCTCACCGGACTCTCGGGCGCCTTCGGGCCGAGCGCCGCGGGGCCGGATGCGCGCACGGAAGTGTACGGCGTGGACTGGTTCTTGAAGTACCGGCCCATCACCGAAGGCAGTTACACGGAAGTGAAGTGGCAGACGGAGGCGATGTTCCGTCGCCGTCACGATCCCGGCGGGCCGATCTCCGACGTGAACGGCTACACCCAGCTGGCTTGGCGCTTCGCCCAGCGTTGGGCCACGGCCGCTCGCTACGAGTACGGCTCACCGGCCTTCGACGACCACGGCAACGCCGTGGTGGATCCCCTCGATCCGGAGTGGACCGACTCCCGCTATCGCATAGCGGCAAACATCAGCCACACCCCGAGCGAGTTCTCGCGCCTGCGACTGCAGGGCTCGAGCGACCTGCCGGGCTGGCGCAAGGACCCCATCTGGGCCGTGTTCCTGGCGGCGGAGCTCGTCATCGGATCGCACGGCGCTCATCCGTTCTGA
- a CDS encoding amino acid permease, giving the protein MGLSGATGVGVGAIVGGGILVLAGVAFRATGPSAILAFALNGVIAVITALSFAEMSSSFPESGGTYTFAKKVLNVRAAFAVGWILWFAYIVAGVLYALGFAEYAVAMAADVWRALGSTPPADLQSRRTVVALSLFATAAYTLALIRKSTGGGQWATIGKVVVFAVLIVAGGWAVTTHETTASMKADLTPFFPNGGSGLLAAMGFTFIALQGFDLIAAIAGEVKEPARVIPKAMLLSLGLALVIYLPLLFVVITAGTPLGKSIVAMSEDSPETVMAIAVKTFMGPVGYWLVMIAAVLSTLSALHANVLAASRVALTMATDRTLPRVFAQSHRTRKTPVMAIYASALALAAILMMVPDLAAAGAAASLIFLVSFALAHGTAILARRRGGAKKGGFTMPWYPWLPAFGGIACTGLAIFQAVAVPAAGAITGVWLGLGVLLYFALFAARAEAVDAGTQARDPELAKLRGRSPFVLVPVANPESAPALVELANSLAPSEFGRVLLLSVVRHKNGDDASPRELLAPAQTVLTEALASALAAGHRPEALLTHADAPWPEIARVVRSYRCESLLLGLPRLDKDETANELEQLLNDVECDVAVLRAVPGFNLAKVERVLVPIAGGGVQHELRARLLGSLSRGAVRRFTFLRVVPEGVSRSALREAKRQVQHLAEEEAHGTAEGVVVESNDVTQTVLDHAANADLLVLGLQRVGGRKAFGKVTRRIAAEPGCATIMLSRRG; this is encoded by the coding sequence ATCGGTCTGTCGGGTGCCACGGGTGTTGGCGTCGGCGCCATCGTCGGCGGCGGCATCCTGGTCCTCGCCGGCGTGGCATTTCGCGCCACCGGCCCGAGCGCCATCCTCGCCTTCGCGCTGAACGGCGTGATTGCCGTGATCACCGCGCTTTCCTTCGCGGAGATGTCCTCCAGCTTCCCGGAGTCCGGCGGCACCTACACCTTCGCCAAGAAGGTGCTCAACGTGCGGGCGGCCTTCGCCGTGGGCTGGATCCTGTGGTTCGCGTACATCGTGGCGGGGGTGCTCTACGCTCTGGGCTTCGCCGAGTACGCGGTGGCCATGGCCGCGGACGTGTGGCGGGCGCTGGGCAGCACGCCGCCTGCGGATCTGCAGTCGCGCCGGACCGTGGTGGCGCTGTCGCTGTTTGCCACCGCGGCCTACACCCTGGCGTTGATCCGCAAGAGCACCGGCGGCGGCCAGTGGGCGACCATCGGCAAGGTGGTGGTGTTTGCCGTGCTCATCGTCGCCGGCGGCTGGGCCGTGACCACACACGAGACCACGGCCTCCATGAAGGCGGATCTCACGCCCTTCTTCCCAAACGGCGGCTCGGGCCTGCTCGCGGCCATGGGCTTCACGTTCATCGCCCTGCAAGGCTTCGATCTGATCGCCGCCATTGCCGGCGAGGTGAAGGAACCGGCTCGGGTCATCCCCAAGGCGATGCTGCTTTCGCTGGGGCTCGCCCTGGTGATCTACCTTCCGCTCCTGTTCGTGGTGATCACCGCGGGCACGCCGCTCGGCAAGTCCATCGTGGCGATGAGCGAGGACTCGCCGGAAACGGTGATGGCCATCGCGGTCAAGACCTTCATGGGTCCCGTCGGCTACTGGCTGGTGATGATCGCCGCCGTGCTGTCCACGCTGTCGGCGCTGCACGCCAACGTGCTGGCGGCTTCTCGCGTGGCGCTCACCATGGCCACGGACCGCACGCTGCCTCGGGTGTTCGCCCAGAGCCACCGAACGCGAAAGACGCCCGTGATGGCGATCTACGCGAGCGCATTGGCGCTGGCCGCGATCTTGATGATGGTGCCGGATCTGGCCGCGGCCGGCGCCGCGGCGAGCTTGATCTTCCTGGTGAGCTTCGCCCTCGCTCACGGCACCGCCATCCTGGCGCGGCGCCGCGGCGGGGCGAAGAAGGGCGGCTTCACCATGCCCTGGTACCCGTGGCTGCCCGCCTTCGGCGGCATCGCCTGCACGGGCTTGGCGATCTTCCAGGCCGTGGCCGTGCCCGCCGCCGGCGCCATCACCGGCGTTTGGCTCGGCCTTGGCGTGCTGCTCTACTTCGCACTGTTCGCCGCCCGGGCCGAAGCCGTGGACGCCGGCACTCAGGCGCGGGATCCCGAGCTCGCCAAGCTCCGGGGGCGGAGCCCCTTCGTGCTGGTGCCGGTGGCGAACCCGGAGAGCGCGCCGGCCCTGGTGGAGCTCGCCAACTCCTTGGCGCCATCGGAGTTCGGACGCGTGCTCCTGCTCAGCGTGGTCCGCCACAAGAACGGTGACGACGCTTCCCCGCGTGAGCTCCTCGCTCCGGCGCAGACGGTGCTCACCGAAGCGCTGGCCAGCGCGCTGGCTGCAGGGCATCGGCCTGAGGCGCTGCTCACCCACGCGGACGCGCCGTGGCCGGAGATCGCCCGAGTGGTCCGCAGCTACCGCTGCGAGAGCCTGCTGCTCGGACTGCCGCGCCTCGACAAGGACGAGACGGCCAACGAGCTCGAGCAGCTGCTGAACGACGTGGAGTGCGACGTCGCCGTGCTCCGGGCGGTCCCCGGCTTCAACCTGGCCAAGGTGGAAAGGGTGCTGGTGCCCATCGCCGGCGGTGGGGTGCAGCACGAGCTTCGCGCTCGCTTGCTGGGCAGCCTCTCCCGTGGCGCCGTGCGTCGCTTCACGTTCCTTCGCGTGGTGCCCGAAGGCGTGTCGCGCTCCGCACTGCGGGAAGCGAAGCGCCAAGTGCAGCACCTCGCGGAAGAGGAAGCGCACGGCACGGCGGAAGGCGTGGTGGTGGAGAGCAACGACGTCACCCAGACGGTGCTCGATCACGCCGCGAACGCGGATCTGCTGGTCTTGGGCCTGCAACGGGTCGGCGGGCGCAAGGCCTTCGGCAAGGTGACCCGGCGCATCGCCGCGGAGCCCGGCTGCGCCACCATCATGCTCAGCCGGCGGGGATGA